One window of Sulfurospirillum sp. 1612 genomic DNA carries:
- a CDS encoding YqhA family protein — MIEKIFESGLWSTRFITIFAVIFGVIGSIILFIVASVDIFHVSVLAYQYFILGTEVKEFHVVVVSEIIGAVDLYLIGVVLLIFGFGIYELFISNIDAAREKGRILSITSLDQLKDKIAKVIVMVLVVNFFQRILHTTYNGPQEMLYFAGSIMGISIGLYFLGKVGKH; from the coding sequence ATGATAGAAAAAATATTTGAATCAGGACTCTGGTCGACACGTTTTATTACGATATTTGCTGTGATATTTGGAGTGATTGGCTCTATTATCTTATTTATTGTAGCCAGTGTCGATATTTTTCATGTGAGCGTGTTGGCCTATCAATATTTTATATTAGGAACCGAGGTCAAAGAGTTTCATGTCGTCGTCGTGAGTGAGATCATCGGAGCGGTTGATTTGTATCTCATTGGAGTGGTACTTTTGATTTTTGGTTTCGGTATTTATGAGCTTTTTATCTCAAATATTGATGCGGCACGAGAAAAAGGTCGTATCTTGAGTATTACGAGTCTAGATCAATTAAAAGACAAGATAGCCAAAGTTATTGTGATGGTTTTAGTAGTAAATTTCTTTCAAAGAATTTTACACACGACCTATAATGGACCGCAAGAGATGTTATATTTTGCTGGGTCCATTATGGGTATTTCGATAGGATTGTATTTTTTGGGAAAGGTTGGAAAACATTAA